A genomic window from Brassica oleracea var. oleracea cultivar TO1000 chromosome C8, BOL, whole genome shotgun sequence includes:
- the LOC106310132 gene encoding DNA-directed RNA polymerases II, IV and V subunit 9B-like, with protein sequence MSTMKFCRECNNILYPKEDREQSILLYACRNCDHQEAADDNCVYRNEVHHSVSEQTQILSDVASDPTLPRTKAVRCAKCQHGEAVFFQATARGEEGMTLFFVCCNPNCGHRWRE encoded by the exons ATGAGTACCATGAAGTTCTGTCGCGAATG TAATAACATCTTGTATCCGAAGGAAGACAGGGAGCAGTCGATACTCCTCTACGCCTGCCGTAATTGCGATCACCAG GAAGCAGCGGATGACAACTGTGTTTACAGAAACGAGGTTCACCATTCTGTTAGTGAACAAACTCAGATCCTCTCTGACGTTGCCTCTGACCCGACTCTTCCCCGCACCAAGGCCGTGCGCTGCGCCAAGTGTCAACACGGCGAAGCTGTCTTCTTCCAG GCTACTGCTAGAGGTGAAGAAGGAATGACTCTGTTCTTCGTTTGCTGCAACCCTAATTGTGGCCATCGCTGGAGAGAATAG
- the LOC106311733 gene encoding lysine-specific histone demethylase 1 homolog 3, whose amino-acid sequence MDGKGKKCGSKKESKVFDFEDDDEPIGSLLKVMKHKTATKSKVETETTGKQRQKGAVEKKLTHVRKDSEDMDDTLASFRKRLKGHKKRVRNDKDVPPVDTVTDSNLIPSPDMADDASELGREGTVNKKSLDDIYKTKVKSSTRSVTLEKEADADDKSKRPLPNVDVYPPVDRKDVSVPSPDQHIHLGEPESESGHFREEKIVMCDCGIQFNFEDRSLESNSEVAICQKCKRSSHCDASNGGSIQVNTLKDGTAEASPVSVTPYEDEDFRGDAVSLPNSGKPSTLQRPERIARKRKHENMVYGEDMNWENEQGFLDCQSDKSFKGSDKCDFGPFISKEFEIGRAAAVAAGLKAQSVSPVEKTILKEVLKRKGSHQEYLRCRNSILGLWSKNVSRILPVTECVVGHSESEFPSAGLIREVYKFLDQRGYINTGVSSVRGKGGPSTNHDDDLSQGKKLEESSMASVANSDGDTFIFGQVKAVESTSEGKNCALQNDETEIVECATSAMLGSTRKTCEASIIDDCKHSVSINALLADANAPKVEKCPETISVRKTVLSSTLSSANCDQMRGRDCVQGEVEDEKKVIVIGAGPAGLTAARHLQRQGFSVTVLEARSRVGGRVYTDRSSLSVPVDLGASIITGIEADVPSERMPDPSALVCNQLGLELSVLHGFCPLYDTVTGEKVPPELDDALQGEFNSLIDDMDLLVEEIGKDRANKMSLEDGLEYGLQRLRMPHEKVNIERSGIGNSINGSFSRTGITGTFKHDGRLKEDFLNPLERRVMNWHFAHTEYGCAAVLKEVSLSNWNQDEFYGGFGGPHAMIKGGYSRVAESLAEGLDIRLNNVVSEVSYASDVSAMHNNKHKVIVSTSNGGEYLGDAVLVTVPLGCLKAETIKFSPPLPDWKYSSIKQLGFGVLNKVVLEFSKVFWDDSLDYFGATAEETDQRGECFMFWNVKKTVGAPVLIALVVGKAAVDYKDKSKSEHVNHAMMVLRKLFGGDLVPDPVASVVTDWGADPYSYGAYSYVAIGASGEDYDVLGRPVQNCLFFAGEATCKEHPDTVGGAMMTGVREAVRIIDILRSGNDYTAEIETLEKAQRKSVSIRDEVSDLIKRLEVVELSNVLARHSLLRNMFFSAKTTVGRLHLAKELLNLPGETLKSFAGTKEGLTVLNSWILDSMGKNGTQLLRHCVHILVRVTSDLFAVRLSGIGKTVKEKVCAHTSRDIRAIASQLVNVWLELYRKEKANREIKSLRRTNPTNISRIRRKQNSEDADSKGNLSNGNDTTTDGEIEDNQLPMSEEEKAVFATAEAARVAAEAAAKAFSEAYQSTSLQLPKIPSFHKFARREQYAKMDESDFKKKFPGNVLGRQDCMSEIDSRNCKVRDWYDFPASCLDPDSSRVQVDNCSQRSHSNELGSHSKFRECSRESGAAETSVFTGAWVDTGGSSDGVKDYNAIDRWQSQAAAADPEFFNRALHMKDEEGSMACSTGPPSWKHDQPANEGSMSQVTVNKEPRKSHIRGADRLKQGVVDFVASLLMTPYRAKKIDRDVYKSIMKKTATKVMQQTTDAEKAMVVPQFLDSKRKNKIRDFVDKQVDKYIAMAKVAKP is encoded by the exons ATGGATGGGAAGGGGAAGAAATGTGGTTCCAAGAAAGAATCTAAGGTTTTTGATTTCGAAGATGATGATGAACCTATCGGATCTCTCTTGAAAGTTATGAAGCACAAAACTGCTACTAAGAGTAAAGTTGAGACTGAGACTACTGGTAAACAGAGGCAGAAAGGGGCTGTGGAGAAGAAATTGACTCATGTACGCAAGGATTCTGAGGATATGGATGACACCTTAGCCAGTTTTAGGAAGAGATTGAAGGGTCACAAGAAAAGGGTTAGGAATGACAAGGATGTTCCTCCGGTTGATACTGTGACTGATTCTAATTTGATCCCAAGCCCTGATATGGCTGACGATGCATCTGAGCTTGGCAGGGAAGGTACTGTCAACAAAAAGAGCTTGGATGATATCTATAAAACCAAGGTTAAATCGAGTACAAGATCAGTGACATTAGAGAAGGAAGCAGATGCAGATGATAAATCCAAGAGACCGCTGCCAAATGTCGATGTTTATCCTCCTGTTGATAGAAAAGATGTTTCAGTTCCTTCTCCTGATCAGCACATACACCTAGGAGAGCCAGAATCAGAGTCTGGTCATTTCCGAGAGGAAAAAATTGTTATGTGTGATTGTGGGATCCAATTTAATTTTGAGGACCGTTCCCTTGAGTCTAACTCTGAGGTTGCGATCTGTCAGAAGTGCAAGCGTTCTTCACACTGTGACGCTTCTAACGGAGGTAGTATCCAAGTTAATACTCTCAAAGATGGAACTGCTGAAGCTTCCCCGGTTTCAGTAACTCCCTATGAAGATGAAGATTTCCGAGGTGATGCAGTTTCATTACCTAATTCTGGGAAGCCATCCACCTTGCAACGTCCAGAGCGCATTGCTAGAAAGCGTAAGCATGAAAACATGGTGTATGGAGAAGATATGAATTGGGAGAACGAGCAAGGCTTTCTGGATTGTCAAAGTGACAAGTCCTTTAAAGGAAGCGACAAGTGTGATTTCGGTCCATTTATTTCCAAGGAATTTGAGATTGGTAGAGCAGCTGCGGTGGCAGCTGGCCTTAAAGCCCAGTCGGTTAGTCCGGTGGAGAAGACTATACTTAAAGAGGTATTGAAGCGCAAAGGGAGCCATCAGGAGTACCTACGTTGCAG GAATTCTATCTTAGGTCTGTGGAGTAAAAATGTCAGCCGGATTTTACCTGTCACCGAGTGTGTTGTTGGCCATTCTGAGAGTGAATTTCCTTCAGCTGGCCTTATCAGAGAGGTCTATAAGTTTCTTGATCAGAGA GGATATATAAATACTGGGGTTTCATCTGTGAGGGGAAAAGGGGGTCCTTCGACTAATCATGATGATGATCTTTCTCAGGGGAAAAAGCTTGAAGAAAGTTCTATGGCTTCTGTTGCAAATTCTGACGGAGATACTTTTATCTTTGGTCAGGTCAAAGCCGTTGAATCGACTAGCGAGGGTAAGAACTGTGCTCTCCAAAATGATGAAACAGAAATTGTAGAATGTGCGACCTCAGCAATGTTGGGATCTACCAGAAAAACATGCGAGGCAAGCATTATTGACGATTGCAAACATTCTGTCAGCATAAATGCTTTACTAGCAGATGCTAATGCACCCAAGGTCGAAAAGTGTCCGGAAACAATTTCAGTACGGAAGACTGTTTTGTCTAGCACACTGTCCTCTGCAAATTGTGATCAAATGAGAGGAAGAGACTGTGTTCAGGGTGAGGTTGAAGATGAGAAAAAGGTAATAGTTATTGGAGCCGGTCCCGCTGGATTAACAGCAGCACGTCATTTACAGCGCCAAGGTTTTTCTGTCACAGTTCTTGAGGCAAGAAGTAGAGTAGGTGGTCGTGTATATACAGACCGGTCCTCTCTTTCAGTTCCTGTGGATCTGGGGGCCAGCATAATTACAGGAATTGAGGCTGATGTGCCATCTGAAAGAATGCCAGATCCATCAGCATTGGTCTGTAACCAGTTAGGTCTGGAGTTGAGTGTTTTGCATGGATTCTGTCCCCTTTATGATACTGTAACAGGGGAAAAGGTTCCTCCAGAATTAGATGATGCTTTACAAGGAGAGTTCAACAGTCTGATTGATGATATGGATTTGCTTGTTGAGGAGATAGGCAAGGATAGAGCAAATAAAATGTCGCTCGAGGATGGTCTAGAATATGGCCTCCAGCGGCTGAGGATGCCACATGAGAAGGTGAACATTGAAAGATCCGGGATTGGCAATTCAATTAATGGTTCATTCTCAAGAACAGGCATCACTGGTACCTTTAAGCATGATGGAAGGTTAAAAGAGGATTTTTTGAATCCGTTGGAGCGAAGAGTTATGAATTGGCATTTTGCTCATACAGAGTATGGTTGTGCTGCTGTCCTCAAGGAAGTTTCGCTTTCTAACTGGAATCAAGATGAGTTTTATGGCGGGTTTGGAGGGCCACATGCTATGATTAAAGGTGGTTATAGCAGAGTTGCTGAGTCGCTTGCTGAAGGACTTGATATTCGCTTGAACAATGTAGTTTCTGAGGTATCTTATGCCTCTGATGTCTCCGCCATGCATAACAACAAGCATAAAGTAATAGTTAGTACATCAAATGGTGGTGAGTATCTTGGAGATGCTGTTCTGGTTACTGTTCCTCTTGGGTGCTTGAAAGCAGAAACCATTAAGTTTTCACCACCGTTGCCGGACTGGAAATATTCATCAATCAAACAACTTGGTTTTGGAGTTCTAAATAAAGTTGTGTTGGAGTTCTCAAAGGTATTTTGGGATGATAGCTTGGATTATTTTGGGGCAACTGCTGAGGAAACCGATCAAAGAGGTGAATGTTTTATGTTTTGGAATGTCAAAAAAACTGTTGGTGCTCCTGTTCTGATAGCTTTGGTGGTTGGGAAGGCTGCGGTTGACTATAAAGACAAGAGTAAGTCTGAGCATGTGAATCATGCAATGATGGTTCTTCGGAAGCTTTTTGGTGGGGATCTGGTGCCTGATCCTGTTGCTTCGGTAGTTACTGACTGGGGCGCTGATCCTTACAGTTATGGTGCCTACTCATATGTTGCTATTGGTGCCTCTGGTGAAGATTATGATGTACTGGGAAGGCCTGTTCAGAATTGTTTGTTCTTTGCTGGTGAGGCAACATGCAAAGAGCATCCTGACACTGTCGGTGGCGCAATGATGACTGGAGTCCGGGAAGCTGTGCGTATAATCGATATATTAAGAAGTGGAAATGATTATACAGCTGAAATAGAAACACTAGAAAAGGCGCAGAGGAAATCTGTATCTATAAGGGATGAAGTCAGCGACCTAATAAAGAGACTTGAAGTTGTTGAGCTGTCTAATGTGTTGGCTAGACACTCATTGCTTCGGAACATGTTCTTCTCTGCCAAAACAACTGTTGGGCGTTTGCATCTAGCCAAGGAGTTGCTTAACCTACCTGGTGAAACCTTGAAATCCTTTGCTGGTACAAAAGAAGGGCTTACAGTGCTGAACTCTTGGATCCTG GATTCGATGGGGAAGAATGGAACCCAGCTTTTACGTCATTGTGTACATATTCTTGTTCGAGTTACGAGCGATCTCTTTGCCGTGAGGCTCTCAG GCATTGGAAAGACTGTGAAAGAAAAGGTTTGTGCACACACGAGCCGTGATATCCGTGCCATTGCAAGTCAGCTTGTTAATGTGTGGTTGGAACTTTACCGGAAAGAAAAAGCTAATAGGGAAATCAAATCATTGAGACGAACAAACCCTACAAATATCTCTAGAATAAGAAGAAAGCAGAATAGTGAGGATGCAGACAGTAAGGGAAATCTTAGCAATGGCAACGATACGACAACAGATGGAGAGATTGAGGACAACCAGCTACCTATGTCAGAGGAAGAAAAGGCTGTGTTTGCTACAGCTGAGGCTGCTCGTGTAGCAGCTGAAGCAGCTGCAAAG GCATTTTCTGAGGCCTATCAAAGTACTTCATTGCAGCTTCCTAAGATTCCCTCGTTCCATAAATTTGCCAGGCGAGAGCAGTATGCAAAAATGGACGAATCTGATTTTAAGAAAAAGTTTCCAGGCAACGTCTTAGGAAGACAAGATTGTATGTCAGAGATAGACTCTAGGAACTGCAAAGTTCGGGACTGGTATGATTTCCCTGCCTCCTGTCTTGACCCTGACAGTTCAAGGGTTCAGGTCGACAATTGTTCACAGCGTAGCCATTCGAATGAACTTGGATCTCATTCAAAGTTCAGAGAATGTTCTAGAGAGAGTGGGGCTGCGGAAACCAGTGTTTTTACCGGGGCATGGGTTGATACTGGCGGTAGTAGCGATGGTGTCAAGGATTACAATGCAATAGATAGATGGCAATCTCAAGCTGCTGCTGCTGATCCCGAATTTTTCAACCGTGCGTTGCATATGAAGGATGAAGAAGGTTCGATGGCATGTTCGACGGGTCCTCCTAGTTGGAAGCATGACCAACCCGCGAATGAAGGTTCTATGTCACAGGTTACAGTGAATAAAGAGCCACGTAAAAGTCATATCAGGGGTGCAGATCGGTTGAAACAGGGAGTTGTAGATTTTGTTGCATCGTTGCTTATGACCCCATATAGAGCAAAGAAAATTGATAGAGATGTATACAAGTCAATAATGAAGAAGACAGCAACAAAG GTAATGCAGCAAACAACAGACGCGGAGAAAGCCATGGTTGTTCCCCAATTCCTTGACTCAAAGCGGAAAAACAAG ATTCGTGACTTTGTGGACAAACAAGTTGACAAGTACATTGCGATGGCTAAAGTTGCAAAACCTTGA
- the LOC106311672 gene encoding SNF1-related protein kinase regulatory subunit beta-2-like isoform X1, whose amino-acid sequence MGNVNARDEANSSHNNNNASPLEDNDGEIHSRHHHQPMSSDTAPPPPPPPELMGQSPPQSPRATQSPLMFTPQVPVRPLQRPDEIHIPNPSWMQAPSYEEACNEQGIPTMITWCHGGKEIAVEGSWDNWKTRSRLQRSGKDFTIMKVLPSGVYEYRFIVDGQWRHAPELPLARDDAGNTFNLLDLQDYVPEDIESISGFEPPQSPEASYSSLLLGAEDYSKEPPLVPPHLQMTLLNLPPASPDIPSPLPRPQHVILNHLYMQKGKSGPSVVALGSTHRFLAKYVTVVLYKSLQR is encoded by the exons ATGGGCAACGTGAACGCGAGAGACGAAGCGAACAGTAGCCACAACAACAACAACGCATCTCCACTGGAAGACAACGACGGTGAGATTCACTCTCGCCATCATCATCAACCCATGTCTTCCGACACCGCTCCTCCTCCTCCTCCTCCTCCTGAGCTCATGGGCCAATCTCCTCCTCAATCTCCTCGCGCCACTCAATCTCCTCTCATGTTTACTCCTCAG GTACCGGTGCGTCCTCTTCAAAGACCAGATGAAATCCACATCCCAAACCCTTCTTGGATGCAGGCCCCTTCCTACGAAGAGGCTTGTAACGAGCAAGGCATCCCCACCATGATCACTTGGTGCCATGGAGGCAAGGAGATTGCTGTTGAAGGGTCTTGGGACAATTGGAAGACAAG AAGTCGGCTGCAGAGATCTGGCAAAGACTTCACTATAATGAAAGTCTTGCCTTCAGGTGTCTATGAGTACAGGTTCATCGTTGATGGACAGTGGAGGCATGCCCCTGAGCTCCCTCTAGCTCGTGACGACGCTGGCAACACTTTCAACCTTTTGGACCTCCAG GACTATGTACCAGAAGACATTGAAAGCATATCTGGTTTTGAGCCACCGCAATCACCAGAGGCTAGTTACAGCAGCTTGCTTCTAGGCGCTGAGGACTACTCCAAAGAACCCCCTCTGGTTCCGCCGCACCTGCAGATGACACTGCTGAACTTGCCTCCAGCCAGCCCTGACATCCCATCTCCTTTGCCGAGACCTCAGCACGTCATTCTCAACCATCTTTACATGCAGAAAGGCAAAAGCGGTCCATCTGTGGTCGCCCTTGGTTCCACTCACCGCTTTCTCGCCAAGTACGTAACTGTGGTGCTCTACAAGTCCCTCCAGAGGTGA
- the LOC106311672 gene encoding SNF1-related protein kinase regulatory subunit beta-2-like isoform X2 has translation MGNVNARDEANSSHNNNNASPLEDNDGEIHSRHHHQPMSSDTAPPPPPPPELMGQSPPQSPRATQSPLMFTPQVPVRPLQRPDEIHIPNPSWMQAPSYEEACNEQGIPTMITWCHGGKEIAVEGSWDNWKTSRLQRSGKDFTIMKVLPSGVYEYRFIVDGQWRHAPELPLARDDAGNTFNLLDLQDYVPEDIESISGFEPPQSPEASYSSLLLGAEDYSKEPPLVPPHLQMTLLNLPPASPDIPSPLPRPQHVILNHLYMQKGKSGPSVVALGSTHRFLAKYVTVVLYKSLQR, from the exons ATGGGCAACGTGAACGCGAGAGACGAAGCGAACAGTAGCCACAACAACAACAACGCATCTCCACTGGAAGACAACGACGGTGAGATTCACTCTCGCCATCATCATCAACCCATGTCTTCCGACACCGCTCCTCCTCCTCCTCCTCCTCCTGAGCTCATGGGCCAATCTCCTCCTCAATCTCCTCGCGCCACTCAATCTCCTCTCATGTTTACTCCTCAG GTACCGGTGCGTCCTCTTCAAAGACCAGATGAAATCCACATCCCAAACCCTTCTTGGATGCAGGCCCCTTCCTACGAAGAGGCTTGTAACGAGCAAGGCATCCCCACCATGATCACTTGGTGCCATGGAGGCAAGGAGATTGCTGTTGAAGGGTCTTGGGACAATTGGAAGACAAG TCGGCTGCAGAGATCTGGCAAAGACTTCACTATAATGAAAGTCTTGCCTTCAGGTGTCTATGAGTACAGGTTCATCGTTGATGGACAGTGGAGGCATGCCCCTGAGCTCCCTCTAGCTCGTGACGACGCTGGCAACACTTTCAACCTTTTGGACCTCCAG GACTATGTACCAGAAGACATTGAAAGCATATCTGGTTTTGAGCCACCGCAATCACCAGAGGCTAGTTACAGCAGCTTGCTTCTAGGCGCTGAGGACTACTCCAAAGAACCCCCTCTGGTTCCGCCGCACCTGCAGATGACACTGCTGAACTTGCCTCCAGCCAGCCCTGACATCCCATCTCCTTTGCCGAGACCTCAGCACGTCATTCTCAACCATCTTTACATGCAGAAAGGCAAAAGCGGTCCATCTGTGGTCGCCCTTGGTTCCACTCACCGCTTTCTCGCCAAGTACGTAACTGTGGTGCTCTACAAGTCCCTCCAGAGGTGA